Proteins found in one Pyrus communis chromosome 15, drPyrComm1.1, whole genome shotgun sequence genomic segment:
- the LOC137717422 gene encoding proteasome subunit beta type-6 — MASSDMDHNAPHSMGTTIIGVTYDGGVVLGADSRTSTGVYVANRASDKITQLTDNVYVCRSGSAADSQVVSDYVRYFLHQHTIQLGQPATVKVCANLVRLLSYGNKNMLETGLIVGGWDKYEGGKIYGIPLGGTLLELPFAIGGSGSSYLYGFFDQAWKEGMTKDEAEQLVVKAVSLAIARDGASGGVVRTVVINSEGVTRNYYPGDKLPLWHEELEPQNSLLDILNTASPEPMNI, encoded by the exons ATGGCTTCTTCCGACATGGATCACAACGCCCCTCACTCTATGGGTACCACCATCATCGGCGTCACCTACGACGGAGGTGTCGTCCTTGGCGCCGACTCTCGTACCAGCACCG GAGTATACGTGGCCAATCGCGCCTCCGACAAAATCACCCAGCTCACCGACAATGTCTACGTCTGCCGCTCTGGATCG GCTGCCGATTCCCAGGTTGTTTCCGATTACGTTCGTTACTTCCTTCATCAGCACAC AATTCAGCTTGGACAACCTGCGACCGTCAAAGTTTGTGCAAACCTCGTCAGGCTGCTGTCCTATGGTAACAAG AATATGTTGGAAACTGGTCTGATTGTTGGCGGGTGGGACAAGTACGAAGGCGGTAAGATTTATGGGATTCCTCTTGGTGGCACACTGCTAGAGCTGCCCTTTGCCATTGGAG GATCTGGCTCCAGTTACTTGTATGGATTTTTCGATCAAGCATGGAAAGAAGGAATGACCAAGGACGAAGCTGAG CAATTGGTGGTTAAGGCTGTTTCCCTCGCCATTGCACGAGATGGTGCCAGTGGGGGTGTTGTCCGTACTGTAGTT ATAAATTCTGAGGGAGTGACAAGAAACTACTATCCTGGCGACAAACTTCCACTCTGGCATGAGGAGTTGGAGCCTCAGAACTCATTGTTGGACATATTGAACACTGCTAGTCCCGAGCCAATGAACATATGA